The Spirosoma foliorum genome has a window encoding:
- a CDS encoding YgaP family membrane protein, whose protein sequence is MKSNMGSADRIIRFVVAIGLIGLFATGTLTGTWGIVALVFAGVFVLTSFTRFCPLYLPFGIRTNRVRKHLN, encoded by the coding sequence ATGAAAAGCAATATGGGTTCTGCGGATAGGATCATCCGGTTTGTTGTGGCTATTGGATTGATTGGGCTCTTTGCAACTGGTACGTTGACCGGCACCTGGGGCATTGTAGCATTAGTCTTCGCTGGCGTATTTGTGTTAACTAGCTTTACTCGATTTTGTCCGCTTTACCTGCCTTTTGGTATTCGAACAAACCGAGTACGAAAACACCTGAATTAA
- a CDS encoding universal stress protein, whose product MKTIVVPTDLSPESDAALSVAVDLARTYPARILLLHSVVYPLPMPAYAEAATITVNRTVEEIQEIEQTAKTALERMASNSAYKGVTILPTLLTNGQGLVDNVADQPADLIVMSSEGASGLEEWLIGSNAESIVRYAHCPVLIIKKPVAHFRPENIVCAIDLDDRLKTTQHYPFQLGEQGLHQFLYVLTPTDNRVPEGIRDWVNELAKAKGITEFDCAIHQASTVAEGIVEYADEVNADLILVFTHGYKGLRHLLAGSVAEDVLNHSTKPVLVMRV is encoded by the coding sequence ATGAAAACGATTGTTGTTCCCACCGACCTGAGTCCCGAATCCGATGCGGCTTTATCCGTTGCTGTTGATTTAGCCAGAACATACCCAGCCAGAATCCTCCTGCTGCATTCCGTGGTCTATCCTTTACCAATGCCTGCTTATGCAGAAGCCGCAACGATTACGGTGAACCGTACGGTAGAAGAAATTCAGGAGATCGAACAAACAGCAAAAACAGCACTGGAGCGGATGGCATCGAACAGTGCGTATAAAGGAGTGACTATACTCCCAACTTTATTGACGAATGGGCAGGGGCTTGTCGACAATGTTGCCGACCAGCCGGCTGACCTAATTGTAATGAGTTCGGAGGGAGCATCTGGTCTGGAAGAGTGGCTGATTGGCTCGAATGCAGAAAGTATTGTTCGGTATGCGCATTGTCCGGTACTGATTATCAAGAAGCCTGTTGCCCATTTTCGGCCCGAGAATATTGTCTGCGCCATTGACCTTGATGACCGACTAAAAACCACTCAGCACTATCCATTTCAGCTGGGCGAACAGGGGTTACACCAGTTTTTGTATGTACTGACGCCCACCGACAATCGGGTTCCGGAAGGAATACGCGACTGGGTAAATGAGTTAGCCAAGGCTAAAGGAATTACGGAATTCGATTGTGCGATACATCAGGCCAGCACTGTGGCAGAGGGGATTGTTGAGTATGCGGACGAGGTAAATGCGGATTTGATTTTAGTATTCACGCATGGCTACAAAGGGTTACGGCATCTATTAGCAGGTAGCGTTGCCGAAGATGTTCTGAATCATTCAACGAAGCCAGTTTTAGTGATGCGCGTGTGA
- a CDS encoding OsmC family protein, with protein MEPHYYEVNLGWQYARLGQLSSPTLTESIDVATPPEFPKGIPGVWSPEHLLVAAVSSCFMTTFLAIAENSKLDFDDFDCRAVGKLENKDSKLQISEIQLYPKLVLVDDSDIEKGERVLQKAEKACLIANSIRSVVTSKADIRVIVKDYD; from the coding sequence ATGGAACCACATTATTATGAAGTGAACCTGGGTTGGCAATATGCTCGTTTAGGTCAGCTTAGTTCGCCTACACTGACCGAATCTATTGATGTGGCTACGCCACCTGAGTTTCCGAAAGGCATCCCTGGCGTCTGGTCGCCCGAACATTTGCTGGTTGCTGCGGTGTCGAGTTGTTTTATGACTACGTTTCTGGCGATTGCCGAAAATTCAAAACTCGACTTTGATGATTTCGACTGTCGGGCAGTTGGTAAACTGGAAAATAAAGACAGTAAGCTACAGATCAGCGAGATACAGCTTTACCCCAAGTTAGTGCTTGTCGATGACAGCGATATAGAGAAAGGTGAACGGGTACTTCAGAAAGCCGAAAAAGCCTGTTTGATCGCAAATTCTATCCGTTCAGTCGTCACCAGTAAAGCCGATATTCGGGTAATCGTTAAGGACTATGATTAA
- a CDS encoding universal stress protein has protein sequence MKKILLPTDFSETSKNAIRCALRYFSNTPVEFVLLNAFGTSLTVASDVVAVYASLLEQVETNLLELENEIKQRLPSTKEKRRVRTIAVPTDPETAIKRLIQMERFGWVVIGTTGSGNAITVGSLATALVRANLCNVLVIPFSEPPGPLSNVVFATDYQPIGESARKVLSELVSQHQAELTFLTILADDTLTSAPSKAVRDAYRAQFADLNSNEAIESHVGLRVGIEDFIDSHYVDLLVTVCHHRSLLDVLLNRSLTRQLAYKPMIPLAVLADKERSSEDIIERSLKGEVLL, from the coding sequence ATGAAAAAGATACTGCTCCCAACTGATTTTTCAGAAACCTCGAAAAACGCTATTCGATGCGCCCTTCGTTATTTCAGTAATACACCTGTCGAATTTGTCTTGCTAAATGCCTTTGGTACATCGTTGACCGTGGCTTCAGATGTTGTAGCTGTTTACGCCAGCTTACTTGAGCAGGTGGAGACCAACCTACTGGAGTTAGAAAATGAAATTAAACAAAGGCTACCAAGTACGAAAGAAAAGCGCCGGGTGCGCACGATAGCCGTACCTACTGATCCCGAAACTGCAATCAAACGACTCATCCAGATGGAGCGTTTTGGTTGGGTAGTGATTGGGACAACTGGAAGCGGGAATGCCATTACTGTTGGTAGCCTGGCAACCGCACTGGTACGAGCTAACCTATGCAACGTCCTGGTTATTCCGTTCTCCGAGCCACCTGGCCCCTTATCGAACGTAGTGTTTGCCACCGACTACCAGCCGATTGGGGAAAGCGCCCGAAAAGTATTATCCGAATTAGTAAGCCAGCATCAGGCCGAGCTTACCTTCCTGACTATTCTGGCCGATGACACGCTAACCAGCGCACCTAGTAAAGCCGTGCGGGATGCCTATCGGGCCCAGTTTGCAGATCTTAACAGTAATGAAGCGATTGAATCGCACGTTGGTTTGCGGGTGGGTATCGAGGATTTTATCGATTCGCATTATGTAGACCTGCTGGTAACCGTCTGCCACCACCGTTCCCTTCTGGATGTGTTGCTCAATCGCAGCCTCACGCGCCAGTTAGCTTACAAACCCATGATTCCACTGGCCGTTCTGGCAGATAAGGAACGATCATCGGAGGACATTATAGAGCGCAGCCTTAAAGGCGAAGTTCTACTTTGA